The following coding sequences are from one Anopheles bellator chromosome X, idAnoBellAS_SP24_06.2, whole genome shotgun sequence window:
- the LOC131213951 gene encoding BTB/POZ domain-containing protein 17 — protein MNVENDVEEQDCEMKEVKTNTDYGVQLLHNTKGVLTKIANLYAERLTSDVILVVGEKQYAVHRIILCASSDVFDVMLMNGSWREFNDNVVNLQEEERCQLVFPQFLRYMYHGEINVSVDTAVYILKLADKYNIRDMAQLCVDYMKKHITKATVKGYFVEWLHNSLLISSQRKHLATLLENFLKWNLEFVLSYSGWEHLNQGVMQWLVQQNDLAIRSEYRLYEMVEGWFLYQKALIESRTDLHRAKKEDAIRSMVYSVLIHIRYPMMSLIEMANVLMNPCTQFMKEFFVARVADGMNFHSERLDIVNAVCQTEAGEHQFTPRLYTADFWSLQIACNFFEKMEKYSSVASVFFSPKTFIDNDEQSDAWDVEFYPLGVRYKPAQLIGVYSAATNQEIPESIIRTVRLRITNQEPTNEERRYMIGVLIAGIQNDIEYVHNCRVRIAYFSSDQRVVNIDNLVPFDDLQLCGVHTPSLYMVGERRDTLKIHVIIVPLNQHSNVFNPTME, from the exons ATgaatgtggaaaatgatgTCGAAGAGCAGGATTGTGAGATGAAAGAAGTTAAAACGAACACTGATTACGGGGTGCAACTG CTACACAATACAAAAGGTGTTCTGACAAAAATAGCCAACCTGTACGCCGAGCGTCTGACTTCTGATGTCATACTCGTTGTCGGGGAAAAGCAATATGCGGTTCACCGCATTATACTTTGCGCCAGCAGCGATGTCTTCGACGTTATGTTAATGAATGGCAGCTGGCGTGAATTTAATGACAATGTCGTCAACCTGCAGGAGGAGGAAAGGTGTCAGCTAGTGTTCCCGCAGTTTCTGCGGTACATGTACCATGGCGAGATTAATGTGTCCGTTGATACGGCCGTTTATATATTAAAGCTAGCGGACAAATACAACATCCGCGATATGGCGCAGCTCTGCGTCGATTATATGAAAAAACACATAACCAAGGCGACAGTGAAGGGGTACTTTGTGGAATGGCTACACAACTCTCTGCTCATCTCGTCACAGCGCAAACACCTTGCCACGCTATTAGAAAACTTCCTAAAATGGAACCTAGAGTTCGTGCTTTCTTACTCAGGCTGGGAGCATCTCAATCAAGGTGTTATGCAGTGGTTGGTGCAGCAAAATGATCTGGCTATCCGGAGTGAGTATCGGCTTTACGAAATGGTTGAAGGCTGGTTTCTTTACCAAAAAGCGCTGATAGAAAGCCGGACGGACCTGCaccgcgcaaaaaaggaagatgcCATTCGCAGCATGGTTTACAGTGTGCTAATTCACATACGTTACCCGATGATGAGCTTGATCGAGATGGCCAATGTTCTAATGAACCCATGCACGCAGTTCATGAAAGAATTTTTCGTGGCTCGCGTTGCCGATGGTATGAATTTTCACTCGGAGCGACTCGATATAGTCAACGCAGTGTGCCAAACAGAGGCTGGCGAGCATCAGTTTACGCCCCGGCTTTATACAGCGGACTTTTGGAGTTTGCAGATTGCTTGTAATTTTTTCGAAAAGATGGAAAAGTACTCAAGTGTTGcatcggttttcttttcgccaaaaacctTCATCGATAATGATG AGCAAAGCGATGCATGGGACGTGGAATTTTACCCGCTTGGAGTACGTTACAAGCCGGCGCAACTAATTGGAGTATACAGTGCCGCTACTAATCAAGAGATTCCGGAAAGCATTATTCGTACTGTACGGTTAAGAATTACCAATCAGGAACCAACGAACGAGGAGCGTCGTTACATG atCGGTGTGTTGATTGCTGGCATACAAAATGATATCGAATACGTCCATAACTGCCGCGTGCGGATCGCGTACTTCTCTAGCGACCAACGGGTGGTAAATATCGACAATTTGGTGCCGTTTGATGATCTACAGCTCTGCGGTGTCCATACTCCTAGTTTGTACATGGTCGGTGAACGGCGCGATACGTTAAAAATTCACGTTATTATTGTGCCATTGAACCAGCATTCGAATGTGTTCAATCCCACgatggaataa